The region AAGCGCTTTTTACAAGTTACAAACATCTGCACTGCCGTTAATGGCTTCTCAAATTTCTGGAGAAGATGCTGCTATCAGAAATAAATACAAACAAAAATTACCATTTAATGTCTATTTAAATATTAATGGCGAACTATTAAAACCTAAAATATCTTTTAATTTAGATATGCCAGAAGAAAATCAAGGTGCTATTGGAGGGCAAGTTTATGGTCGTGTGCAACAAGTAAATCTGCAAGAAGATGAATTAAATCGTCAAGTTTTTTCATTACTAGTTTTAAATCGATTTTATCCAGATGCAGGCAGCGATGGTAGTTATGGCGGTTTTGCAACGATTGCAAGAGATAATTTAAACGATGCAGTTTCAGAGCAATTAAATGCTTTTTCCGATAAAATTCTTGGAGGTTCTGGGTTAGAATTAGATTTTGGTTTGCAAAGTTTTACAGATTATCAGGGTGATGCACCAACAGATAGAACACAATTGGATATTGCGGCACAGAAAAAATTATTTAACGAAAGATTAATTGTAAGAGTAGGGAGTGAAGTAGATCTTCAAGGAAGTAGTGCAAATAGAGAAAAGACTCCTTTAATAGGAAATGTTAGTTTAGAGTATAAAATTACAGAAGATGGAACGTATAGAATTCGAGGTTTTAGAAAAAGCGAGTTCGAAAATGTAATTGATGGGCAAACCATAGTCAGTGGAATTGCTTTAATTTTTACAAGAGAATTTAATGAATATTACCAACTTTGGGATGCTATTTTTCGTGCAAAAAAAAATGTAAAGAGCAAGAAATAAAATTACCAAAAACAAGCGATAAAAAATTTATAAAAAAGGAAAACCATAAAAAAGGAAAACAATAAAATTTGAAAGCAATATTTAAACATAGCGGTATATTAATGCTATTGATCCTTTTTTTGGGTTCTTGTAGTATACAAAAGTTTATTCCAGAAAATGAGCGTTTGTATACAGGGGCAAATTTAAAAATAGAAGCAGACTCAACTGTGCAAAATTTAAGTAATTTAAGAGAAGATTTAAAAACACTGATAACCCCTAAACCAAATTCAAAGTTTTTAGGCATGTATATAGGGCTTTTTTATTATTATAAAAATCAAAAAGAAAAGACAAATTTCATCAACAGGTGGTTGTTTAAAAAATTAGGTCAAAAGCCTGTATATCAATCTGATGTAGATGAGTTGGAAGTAAAGAAAATTTTAAGAAATCGATTAGAAAATCATGGGTTTTTCTATAGTTCTATAAGTTCTAATTTTATAGAAAAAAAGAAGAAAGCTTCTATAATGTATCGCATAAAAGTTCCTGCTCCTTATAAAATGGCTACCTATAAAATAGATAGTATGATGATGCCAATTTATAATGAAATTAAAAAGTTAAAAGCAACTTCTCCTTTTAAAAAAGACATGCGTTTCGATTTAAATAGTCTAAAATTTGAACGTCAAAGATTAAATTCAGAATTAAAAGAAAAAGGATACTATAATTTCAATGATGATTTTTTAATTTTTGAAGCCGATACAAATCAATATAAGAATAAAAAATTTGATTTATTTCTTAGTTTAAAGGCCAATGTTCCTAGAAAATCGACCATTCCTTATAAAGTGCAACGCATTAATGTATATCCAAATTACAGTTTAAACGATTCCGTTGCAATACTTGAAACTCGTTTTAAAAATAAAAGTTATTATCAAGATGCAATCAAATTTAAACCAACATATTTAGACGAATTTATAACCCTAAAAGAAGGTGATTTTTATAGTCCGATGGCATCAAAAACAACTTCTAGGAGACTCTCTACAATTGGGACTTATAAATATGTAAACATTCAATATAAAGAATTAGATACAATTATTAAAGATAGTGCAGGTAGCTTAGAAGCTAATATTTTCTTATCACCTTTAACAAAAAGAGCGGTTCGGGTTGCATTACAAGCGGTTACAAAATCTAATAATTTTGCAGGACCAGAATTAGAAATAACGACTAGTAACAGAAATTTATTTAAAGGAGGAGAAACATTAAATATTAGTGCTAATATTGGCTACGAAACCCAACTTACAAGCGGAGATAATACGGGTTTAAGTAGTTTAGGACTGGGATTAAAAGGTTCGTTAATTTTTCCAAGAGTTATCACACCATTTTCTATCAAGGAAGATTTTTTTGAATATTCTATTCCGAAAACCAAAATGAGTTTAGGTCTTACGTATTTAAACAGAAGTCAATTATACACGCTGTTATCAGGTAGTGCTAATTTTGGATATCTTTGGAATGCAAATAAATATATCACGTATGAATTCAATCCAATTACGATAAATTATGTCCGTTTATCAAATTCAACGCCAGAGTTTGAAGAAATATTAAGCAATAACTCTTTTTTACAACGTAGTTTTAATCAACAATTTATAAGCGGATTAACGTTTTCTTTTACGTATAATGAAATGTTGGATATTACAAAACCGCATCAATTTTATCTACAATCTACCATAGATATTGCAGGGAATTCTATAAGTTTATTTGATAAAGAAAAAAAGTTAGGAGAACCAAAGCAATTTTTAGGTTTAGAATATGCACAATATGCAAAAGTAGATATTGATGCCAGATACCACTTCAATTTCGGGAAAACTAATGCACAAACTATTGCTGCAAGAATCTTTGCTGGTTATGGTTTAGCGTATGGAAATTCTGATGTAGTTCCGTTTGCAAAACAATATTTTTCAGGAGGACCCTATAGTGTAAGGGCCTTTAATATTAGGTCTTTGGGCCCCGGGACGTATAGTGAAGATACTACGAATGTGCAACCTATAGGTTCTTTTTTTGATAAAACAGGCAATGTTCGTTTAGAGGCAAATATTGAATATCGTTTTCCTATTTATTCTTTCTTTAAAGGCGCCATTTTTGTAGATGCTGGAAATGTATGGAACACCGTTGCCAACCCTATTTTTGAAGGTAAAGATACATTTTCATCTAATTTCATCAACGAATTAGGAATTGGAGCCGGAATAGGATTAAGAATTGAGGTGCAAGGTTTTGTACTCCGTTTTGATTTAGCAGCGCCTTTTCACAATCCTGCTTTCATAGAACAAGGAACAAATTGGAATTTTAGAATTGACGAACCTGTCTTTAATTTTGCCATAGGATATTCTTTTTAAAGCGAATTTAAAATCCTGATGCAATTTTTTCTAATGCTTTTTTATCAATAACAGCAATAGATTTTCCATCAATTTTTATGGTTTTTTTCTTTTTAAATTCAGAAAGTAATCGAATTGCAGACTCTGTTGCAGCACCAATTATATCTGCAAAATCTTCACGAGACAACTGTATATCTATATACTCAGTGTCTTCTGAAAGAAAATTTGCATCAAGATACAACAAAGTTTCAGCCAAACGCTGTTTTGTTGTTTTTTGAGCCATGTTTACCACTAAATTATCGGATTGTTTTAAGTTATCTGCCATTGATTTTAAGATACTCATCGAAAACTTTGGATTTTGTTCAAGATCTCCTAAAATTTCTTCTTTGGGTATAAAGCAAACTTCCATATCATTTAGGGCGATTGCTTTTAGGTTAGAAGGCTCATCCGAAATTAAATTCCGTTCGCCTAACATATTTCCTTTATGGATTAAATCAATAATTTGATTTCGACCGTTTTCACTCATTTTAGAAACTTTACAAACTCCTTTTTTAATACAATAAATCCCATTTATATGGTCGCCTTCGTTAAATAAAGCTTCTCCTTTTTTAACTATTTTAACGGTTTTACAAGAAGATATTCTTACTAATTCTTCCCTAGAAAGTTCGTTTAAAGAATTAAATTTACGCATCATGCATTGTTCACATTTGCTCATAGTACAATTTTTTGGTGATGTGAAAACAAATATATAGAAAAGCTGACAAATATCATATTTTAAATTTACTTCTTATCGCAAATTTGCAAAAGGCAAAAGAGTAAATATGAATACCACAAATTGTTATCATTGTGGAGATTCTTGTAGCAATGATAGTATAAAGATTGAAGAGAAAATTTTCTGTTGTAATGGTTGTAAAACTGTTTATGAAATTTTTTCTGAGAATGATTTGGCATGCTATTACGATTTTCAGGAAAATCCAGGTGCAATTCCCGAAGAAATTAAAGGAAAAT is a window of Polaribacter litorisediminis DNA encoding:
- a CDS encoding BamA/TamA family outer membrane protein, yielding MLLILFLGSCSIQKFIPENERLYTGANLKIEADSTVQNLSNLREDLKTLITPKPNSKFLGMYIGLFYYYKNQKEKTNFINRWLFKKLGQKPVYQSDVDELEVKKILRNRLENHGFFYSSISSNFIEKKKKASIMYRIKVPAPYKMATYKIDSMMMPIYNEIKKLKATSPFKKDMRFDLNSLKFERQRLNSELKEKGYYNFNDDFLIFEADTNQYKNKKFDLFLSLKANVPRKSTIPYKVQRINVYPNYSLNDSVAILETRFKNKSYYQDAIKFKPTYLDEFITLKEGDFYSPMASKTTSRRLSTIGTYKYVNIQYKELDTIIKDSAGSLEANIFLSPLTKRAVRVALQAVTKSNNFAGPELEITTSNRNLFKGGETLNISANIGYETQLTSGDNTGLSSLGLGLKGSLIFPRVITPFSIKEDFFEYSIPKTKMSLGLTYLNRSQLYTLLSGSANFGYLWNANKYITYEFNPITINYVRLSNSTPEFEEILSNNSFLQRSFNQQFISGLTFSFTYNEMLDITKPHQFYLQSTIDIAGNSISLFDKEKKLGEPKQFLGLEYAQYAKVDIDARYHFNFGKTNAQTIAARIFAGYGLAYGNSDVVPFAKQYFSGGPYSVRAFNIRSLGPGTYSEDTTNVQPIGSFFDKTGNVRLEANIEYRFPIYSFFKGAIFVDAGNVWNTVANPIFEGKDTFSSNFINELGIGAGIGLRIEVQGFVLRFDLAAPFHNPAFIEQGTNWNFRIDEPVFNFAIGYSF
- a CDS encoding Crp/Fnr family transcriptional regulator, which produces MSKCEQCMMRKFNSLNELSREELVRISSCKTVKIVKKGEALFNEGDHINGIYCIKKGVCKVSKMSENGRNQIIDLIHKGNMLGERNLISDEPSNLKAIALNDMEVCFIPKEEILGDLEQNPKFSMSILKSMADNLKQSDNLVVNMAQKTTKQRLAETLLYLDANFLSEDTEYIDIQLSREDFADIIGAATESAIRLLSEFKKKKTIKIDGKSIAVIDKKALEKIASGF